DNA from Heterodontus francisci isolate sHetFra1 chromosome 32, sHetFra1.hap1, whole genome shotgun sequence:
tccagagtctatagaatcttggaagatgaccaccaatgcgtccactatttctagggccacttccttaagtactctgggatgtagaatatcaggccctggggatttatcagctttcaatcccatcaatttccccaacaccatttctctactaatactgatttccttcacttcctctctctcactaaaccctgtgttcctcaacatttctggtatgatatttgtgtcctcctttgtgaagacagaaccaaagtatgcatttagttggtcagccatttctttgttccccataataaattcccctgtttctgactgtaagggacctacatttgtcttcaccaatcttttttctgAAAAGTGTTCAGAAtcgtgaagggttttgatagcgtaaatgaggagaaactgtttccaatggcagtcgggtcagaggacaaagatttaagtgattggcaaaatgtgaggaaacatttttttgcaCAGtaatttgttatgatctggaatgtgctgcctgaaaggctgatggaagcagattcaacagtaactttcaaatgaAAATAGTACAAATACTTGAAcggaaaacatttacagggctatggggaaagagcaggagacggggagaattggatagctgtttcagtgagtcagcacagacacaatgggctgaatggccttcttctgtgcagtCTCATTCTATAATCATACGATTTGATGAAATATATTGGTGGCTTCTGTCTCTGTGGTAACCAAAGCCACTTCAAAGAGTTTGGTAGTTAAGTACTCAAGTAAGAATCCATTTGATTAATGGTCATTGGTACAGCTTCAGCTTTCAGCTCTCAACTGCTTTAACTGTAATTCTTGTGAGCAATCTTCGCCCTAGATTATCTTCCCTTTTTtataacaaaagcaaaacactgcagatgctagaaatcttaaataaaaatagaaaatgctggaaatactcagcagatctggcagcatttgtggagagagaaacagagttaacgggctggatttacATCGTGCAGACAGGAgttggccaccaacgtaaaagtcggtggcgaacccgcttccacccagcccagggatctgtcccgcattttacgggtccccgggctttaattgttctgaggcaagacttccacccgcttgagggaggaagtcccacctcattgagctgccggccaatcatcgggccggcagctcttagtcccagcagctccaccgggagcagtggccactgctgggactgtaccccagctgaggacatggagccaggactacaggtaagttagggttgcctttCCAGGGTGATCGGTcgcgccctggcgaggcaagggtgctcttgtgggggaagtggggtgtgtcacaggtcctgggggtggttggggaagcaggggcagccctcaatcggacaTCCTGTGCCTGTCCCACCCCGGGGCACTGAGAGTGCTTTCACTGGgcgcctttcacgtctcccggacgcCCACTTGccgagggtaaaatccccatgaaggcgggcaaaggcccttaagtgaccgttgtggccacttaagggcctggggcgggtggcccatttctcgcaccccttcccccccccccaccagcccacgtaaagtgggaCGGAGGcgagagtgggtcgggaaggcctcccagagcctcccgctcaatattacgccacccccccccaccatccccctcgccaccatccagctcgctggggtgacgtaaaattctggccaatatttcaGGCCAATGACCTATCATCTGATGAAAAAtcattggcctgaaatgttaattctgcttctgtctctacagatgctgacCTTTCATATGATTTGTGTTTAGTGAAGTGCTTATGACCATTAATCTGTGCTGGAGACACATGCACCATCAATTTTGTCATGTATGTCATTCCTGCCATATGTCAGAGGGTCAAAAGGGCTTTAATTCTGTAGTGTAAATTTAGTGCTTCCAGCTAGGAGCCAAGCTCCAGGTGAGCTCAGGTTATAGTCCTAGCTCCAAACAGCATTCCTTTAAAATCTGCCATCCACCTTCACTGGGAATGTGGGCTGGTCAACTTGTCCTTCCCTCTAACCTGCGATTTATCGTGGGAGTGATTGACATTGAAGCAACAGAATTAAGCAGAAATGGTTTCCTGTCTCCTGCACTGTCATCCCTCCGGCTGGTGAGTGTAGGATtccgagaaaatactggaaatgctcagcaggacaggcaacaactggggagagagaaagagagttaaagttaacctttcatcagaactggaaaatgatagCTATGTAACAGGTTTAGAGGcagggtgagtgaggaggggagaggaaagaCCAAAGGGAAAGGTCTGTggggtgaaagacaggagagattaaatgacaaaggggatGACAGTGCAGGAGCAAaagtgggtggtaatgggacaagtaaagaaacaaaggatgggtctagaggagatgtaaatgaCAACAGCAGAATTATTGCCAGCACCTGGGAGCAGTGGTTAGAATCTGCAGTTGTTGAACTGGGAGGTTATAAAGCGGATTTCATGAGTCTCTGTTAATTTGCCTATTAATGAAAATAACGGAACTTTTCTGGACAAAGGTCTTCCAAACATGAAACATCCGGAAATGAGGAAAGCACTTTAAGGTTGTTTATTAATCAATGTAGCCATATATTAAAATATATTGAATGAGTAACCAGTTTATTTGATTATTCTCCCCAACAGAGCCCATCGCAATGCCCGTGAGAACATCTTTCCATTCCTGTTCCTTGGTGCTGTCTACTCGCTGATGGAACCCAACTTCTTCATTGCCCACATCCACTTCCTAGTCTTCTTTGTGGCTCGAATTGTTCATAGCATTGCCTATCTCTTTTCTTTTAAAGCACCAACACGCTCACTGGCGTACATCATCGCACAGGTTCCCTGTGTGTCCATTGCTCTGCAGATCCTCATTAAAGTGGGGATCCATTGGTAAGGCCAACTTGTACCACAGACCCATCCAGAGGAGCATTGGGTAAATTGATGCCCGAGATTGGTTGGTCCCAAACCTGGGGAATCCACTGTTACGATGTAACTTTATCGGCTTGGGAACTATTATGAATTCACAGCACAGCAAGCCACGATGTACACTGTACAGATAAAATCTTGTAAAATCAAAATCCTATTCCTCTGCTGTtaattctgtgcaaaaatgctttaatTTGAGCTCATCAATCTTAAAGAGGCTGCTGAAAATGGTGACTAGCAGCAGGATATATATTTCTTCCCAGTCCCAAAACCAATTAAAACTTTGTTTTGATCCAGTGCCACAGAGAATGGGTTCACCATATGGAGACCTGACTTCCAAAAtagctgctcgaaaaacaaggatgTTAAGTAAAAAGGAATCTTAAAGAAAAAACAGATCATCCAGACAAAGTTTGAACATCATATAACTGAAGTTTTAGTAATTTATCATTTCAGCACATTGAGTCCTTCTGAAAGTATTTATAAATGGGATTTAAAAATGCATTGTGCCCGTTATTTTGTAAGTCACTGACTGTATGTACAGGAATAATTTCTCATTTTGGAAATGGTTATGAGGGAAAATTTCCCtataacccctcccccccccccccccccatccagacCACATGGTAATCTGGCAGGAGACAGTCCACCCCAATCATTGTAGAACCCGCCCAATTTTCATTCTGGTGAAGTCAGCGGAATGAACACTGGGCCGACTCGGGCATCAGGACATCGCTCCTAGGAAATCACATGGTTTTGGGTGGGGTGTGGTGATATATTTTGTGATGCACAAGGTATTGTaatttgtgtgggacaggctggatggaccagagtcTTTGCTTCCCCACCAATTCTTGTATGTTCGACCCTACAAAGGAAAGGCTATCCGCTTTTCCAGCTTGCAGCCCGGGCGGTGTAGGCAAAAATCACCTCCTATAAAATACATACAGGGTAGTGAATAGCTGGATATCTCACTATAAAATGCCCAAAACAGCACG
Protein-coding regions in this window:
- the ptges gene encoding prostaglandin E synthase; the protein is MDNPVFACYTFYSTLLVLKLYALAIITGQLRLRRKAFANPEDALRHGGLEYYRTDPDVERSRRAHRNARENIFPFLFLGAVYSLMEPNFFIAHIHFLVFFVARIVHSIAYLFSFKAPTRSLAYIIAQVPCVSIALQILIKVGIHW